One genomic region from Populus nigra chromosome 8, ddPopNigr1.1, whole genome shotgun sequence encodes:
- the LOC133700709 gene encoding protein MEI2-like 4 isoform X2 — MPSEIMDLQGLSSSSFFSEDASFPSERQVGFWKSDTMPDQRVGKSYVLSPSEKLVAVESVKSLEHPQPSLMHDQKMNHSLDKHAVGAERALSRSLTLLRPVDNNTGTGTSLNVQPTSYFAEVGKVNAMATQHENSLFSSSLSELFSRKLRLSSTNSLYGHSVDTIASHFEEEEPFQSLEEIEAQTIGNLLPNDDDLFSGVTDRVENINHPSGGDDMEDLDFFSSVGGMDLGDDGSVAQIDSEFHGGASNGQLGACNLSMAGEHPYGEHPSRTLFVRNINSNVEESELRAVFEQYGDIRTLYTSCKHRGFVMISYYDIRAAKNAMKALQNRPLRRRKLDIHYSIPKDNPSEKDFNQGTLAVFNLDSSVSNDDLCQIFGVYGEIKEIRETPNRNHHKFVEFYDVRAAEAALHALNKSDIAGKRIKLEASCPGGLRRLLHQIPPELEQDEFGPFVQQNSPPNNSTTGFSGTIISTGMDNGPILGAPSATQASFLESALHHGISSSVPNSMSSLSRVESAGNQTGFAELSHSPGHLKFDIQSTLNFHPHSLPKYDGLNSGVHCNSPGAMAANINPRPLERIDTRHLARISPNGNPIEFSEGVFGSARNGSCSRPGHHYTWGNSYHHQPPGMIWPNSPSFVNGISVAHPGPRLHGPPRAPPPMLNPVLSINNQHVGSVPAVNPSLWDRQHAYAGESPDASGFHPCSLGSMRISNNSLHSMEFLSPKMFPHVGGNCLELPMPPQNVGFQSQQQRSMVFPGRGQMIPMINTFDAPGERARSRRNEGSTSQADKKQYELDIDCILQGEDNRTTLMIKNIPNKYTSKMLLAAIDERHKGTYNFVYLPIDFKNKCNVGYAFINMIDPRQIIPFYQAFNGKKWEKFNSEKVASLAYARIQGKAALIAHFQNSSLMNEDKRCRPILFNTDGPNAGDQVPFPMGVNARTRPGKPRTITHEENQQGSPSNLAGGEDSSNGDASSGSGKESD; from the exons ATGCCATCTGAAATAATGGACTTACAGGGTTTGTCCTCATCATCATTTTTCTCTGAAGATGCTTCCTTTCCCAGTGAG AGGCAGGTGGGGTTTTGGAAGTCAGACACAATGCCTGATCAACGCG TTGGGAAATCATATGTCTTATCACCCAGTGAGAAACTTGTAGCTGTGGAGTCAGTTAAATCGCTTGAACATCCTCAGCCTTCCCTAATGCATGACCAGAAAATGAATCATAGCTTAGATAAGCATGCAGTGGGAGCAGAGAGAGCATTAAGTCGGTCCCTCACTTTGTTGAGACCCGTGGACAACAATACTGGTACAGGGACCAGTTTGAATGTACAGCCAACATCTTATTTTGCAGAAGTTGGCAAAGTGAATGCGATGGCAACTCAGCACGAGAATAGTCTCTTCTCAAGCTCGTTATCAGAATTATTTAGTAGGAagt TGAGATTATCTTCAACCAATTCTCTATATGGCCATTCTGTTGATACCATTGCCTCTCACTTTGAGGAAGAGGAACCTTTTCAGTCTCTTGAAGAAATTGAGGCCCAAACCATTGGAAACCTTCTTCCCAATGACGATGACTTGTTTAGTGGGGTGACTGATAGAGTAGAAAATATCAACCATCCCAGTGGTGGAGATGATATGGAGGATTTGGACTTTTTCAGCAGTGTTGGAGGGATGGATTTGGGGGATGATGGTTCTGTGGCCCAGATTGACTCTGAATTTCATGGAGGAGCTTCTAATGGTCAGCTGGGGGCATGCAATCTTTCAATGGCAGGAGAACACCCTTATGGTGAACACCCTTCTAGAACGCTCTTTGTGAGAAATATAAATAGCAATGTTGAAGAGTCTGAGTTAAGGGCTGTATTTGAG caaTATGGTGATATTCGTACACTTTATACGTCTTGCAAGCATCGAGGTTTTGTTATGATATCCTATTACGATATTAGAGCAGCCAAAAACGCGATGAAAGCACTACAGAATAGGCCTTTGAGACGTAGGAAACTTGACATTCATTACTCAATTCCAAAG GACAACCCTTCAGAGAAAGATTTTAACCAGGGCACTCTTGCTGTGTTCAACCTCGATTCTTCTGTTTCAAACGATGATCTTTGTCAGATATTTGGCGTCTATGGAGAGATCAAGGAG ATTCGTGAAACCCCAAACAGAAATCATCAcaaatttgttgaattttatgatgTGAGAGCTGCAGAGGCTGCTCTTCATGCATTGAACAAGAGTGATATTGCTGGGAAGCGGATTAAGCTTGAAGCAAGCTGTCCAGGGGGTTTGAGACG TTTATTGCACCAGATTCCTCCTGAGTTGGAACAAGATGAATTTGGGCCTTTCGTGCAGCAGAACAGCCCTCCCAATAACTCAACTACTGGATTCTCTG GAACAATTATATCCACTGGCATGGATAATGGGCCTATTTTGGGAGCACCCTCTGCAACACAAGCCTCGTTTTTGGAATCTGCATTGCATCATGGAATCTCTTCTAGCGTTCCTAACAGCATGTCCTCACTTTCAAGAGTTGAATCAGCTGGCAATCAAACTGGCTTTGCTGAGCTCAGTCACTCACCAGGTCATTTGAAATTTGATATCCAGAGCACTTTAAATTTTCATCCTCATTCACTTCCCAAGTATGATGGTCTAAATAGTGGTGTTCACTGCAACTCTCCTGGAGCAATGGCTGCAAACATCAATCCAAGGCCACTTGAAAGAATTGATACCCGGCATTTAGCCAGAATTAGCCCAAATGGAAACCCAATTGAATTCAGTGAAGGAG TTTTTGGATCTGCCCGAAATGGAAGCTGCTCTCGACCTGGACATCACTATACATGGGGTAACTCCTATCATCACCAGCCCCCAGGCATGATTTGGCCAAACTCCCCATCATTTGTCAATGGAATTTCTGTAGCTCATCCTGGACCACGGCTGCATGGACCGCCTAGAGCACCACCTCCTATGCTGAATCCTGTTTTATCCATCAATAACCAACATGTGGGATCTGTGCCAGCTGTCAATCCTTCTCTCTGGGATAGACAACACGCATATGCAGGGGAATCTCCTGATGCTTCTGGTTTCCATCCCTGTTCTCTTGGGAGCATGAGGATTTCCAATAATTCATTGCACTCCATGGAATTTCTCTCCCCTAAGATGTTTCCTCATGTGGGGGGAAACTGCCTGGAACTTCCAATGCCCCCTCAAAATGTTGGGTTCCAATCACAACAGCAGAGGTCCATGGTGTTTCCTGGCAGAGGCCAAATGATTCCCATGATTAATACATTTGATGCTCCTGGTGAACGTGCTAGAAGCCGTAGAAATGAAGGCAGCACTAGTCAGGCAGACAAGAAACAATACGAGCTTGACATTGATTGCATATTGCAAGGGGAAGACAACCGAACAACACTTATGATAAAGAATATTCCTAACAA GTATACTTCAAAAATGCTTCTGGCTGCAATCGATGAACGCCATAAAGGAACTTACAATTTTGTTTACCTACCAATTGATTTTAAG AACAAATGCAATGTTGGGTATGCGTTTATCAACATGATTGATCCCAGACAAATAATTCCATTCTATCAG GCATTTAATGGAAAGAAATGGGAGAAATTTAACAGTGAAAAAGTAGCATCGCTTGCATATGCCCGCATACAAGGAAAAGCAGCTCTCATTGCACATTTCCAGAATTCAAGCTTGATGAACGAGGATAAGCGATGCAGACCCATTCTCTTCAATACCGACGGACCCAATGCAGGTGACCAG GTGCCCTTTCCAATGGGGGTTAATGCAAGAACTAGACCTGGGAAACCCCGAACCATCACCCATGAGGAGAACCAGCAAGGAAGCCCATCAAATCTGGCAGGTGGGGAGGATTCTTCAAATGGGGACGCTTCCTCAGGTTCTGGAAAGGAGTCTGATTAA
- the LOC133700709 gene encoding protein MEI2-like 4 isoform X3, protein MHDQKMNHSLDKHAVGAERALSRSLTLLRPVDNNTGTGTSLNVQPTSYFAEVGKVNAMATQHENSLFSSSLSELFSRKLRLSSTNSLYGHSVDTIASHFEEEEPFQSLEEIEAQTIGNLLPNDDDLFSGVTDRVENINHPSGGDDMEDLDFFSSVGGMDLGDDGSVAQIDSEFHGGASNGQLGACNLSMAGEHPYGEHPSRTLFVRNINSNVEESELRAVFEQYGDIRTLYTSCKHRGFVMISYYDIRAAKNAMKALQNRPLRRRKLDIHYSIPKDNPSEKDFNQGTLAVFNLDSSVSNDDLCQIFGVYGEIKEIRETPNRNHHKFVEFYDVRAAEAALHALNKSDIAGKRIKLEASCPGGLRRLLHQIPPELEQDEFGPFVQQNSPPNNSTTGFSGTIISTGMDNGPILGAPSATQASFLESALHHGISSSVPNSMSSLSRVESAGNQTGFAELSHSPGHLKFDIQSTLNFHPHSLPKYDGLNSGVHCNSPGAMAANINPRPLERIDTRHLARISPNGNPIEFSEGVFGSARNGSCSRPGHHYTWGNSYHHQPPGMIWPNSPSFVNGISVAHPGPRLHGPPRAPPPMLNPVLSINNQHVGSVPAVNPSLWDRQHAYAGESPDASGFHPCSLGSMRISNNSLHSMEFLSPKMFPHVGGNCLELPMPPQNVGFQSQQQRSMVFPGRGQMIPMINTFDAPGERARSRRNEGSTSQADKKQYELDIDCILQGEDNRTTLMIKNIPNKYTSKMLLAAIDERHKGTYNFVYLPIDFKNKCNVGYAFINMIDPRQIIPFYQAFNGKKWEKFNSEKVASLAYARIQGKAALIAHFQNSSLMNEDKRCRPILFNTDGPNAGDQVPFPMGVNARTRPGKPRTITHEENQQGSPSNLAGGEDSSNGDASSGSGKESD, encoded by the exons ATGCATGACCAGAAAATGAATCATAGCTTAGATAAGCATGCAGTGGGAGCAGAGAGAGCATTAAGTCGGTCCCTCACTTTGTTGAGACCCGTGGACAACAATACTGGTACAGGGACCAGTTTGAATGTACAGCCAACATCTTATTTTGCAGAAGTTGGCAAAGTGAATGCGATGGCAACTCAGCACGAGAATAGTCTCTTCTCAAGCTCGTTATCAGAATTATTTAGTAGGAagt TGAGATTATCTTCAACCAATTCTCTATATGGCCATTCTGTTGATACCATTGCCTCTCACTTTGAGGAAGAGGAACCTTTTCAGTCTCTTGAAGAAATTGAGGCCCAAACCATTGGAAACCTTCTTCCCAATGACGATGACTTGTTTAGTGGGGTGACTGATAGAGTAGAAAATATCAACCATCCCAGTGGTGGAGATGATATGGAGGATTTGGACTTTTTCAGCAGTGTTGGAGGGATGGATTTGGGGGATGATGGTTCTGTGGCCCAGATTGACTCTGAATTTCATGGAGGAGCTTCTAATGGTCAGCTGGGGGCATGCAATCTTTCAATGGCAGGAGAACACCCTTATGGTGAACACCCTTCTAGAACGCTCTTTGTGAGAAATATAAATAGCAATGTTGAAGAGTCTGAGTTAAGGGCTGTATTTGAG caaTATGGTGATATTCGTACACTTTATACGTCTTGCAAGCATCGAGGTTTTGTTATGATATCCTATTACGATATTAGAGCAGCCAAAAACGCGATGAAAGCACTACAGAATAGGCCTTTGAGACGTAGGAAACTTGACATTCATTACTCAATTCCAAAG GACAACCCTTCAGAGAAAGATTTTAACCAGGGCACTCTTGCTGTGTTCAACCTCGATTCTTCTGTTTCAAACGATGATCTTTGTCAGATATTTGGCGTCTATGGAGAGATCAAGGAG ATTCGTGAAACCCCAAACAGAAATCATCAcaaatttgttgaattttatgatgTGAGAGCTGCAGAGGCTGCTCTTCATGCATTGAACAAGAGTGATATTGCTGGGAAGCGGATTAAGCTTGAAGCAAGCTGTCCAGGGGGTTTGAGACG TTTATTGCACCAGATTCCTCCTGAGTTGGAACAAGATGAATTTGGGCCTTTCGTGCAGCAGAACAGCCCTCCCAATAACTCAACTACTGGATTCTCTG GAACAATTATATCCACTGGCATGGATAATGGGCCTATTTTGGGAGCACCCTCTGCAACACAAGCCTCGTTTTTGGAATCTGCATTGCATCATGGAATCTCTTCTAGCGTTCCTAACAGCATGTCCTCACTTTCAAGAGTTGAATCAGCTGGCAATCAAACTGGCTTTGCTGAGCTCAGTCACTCACCAGGTCATTTGAAATTTGATATCCAGAGCACTTTAAATTTTCATCCTCATTCACTTCCCAAGTATGATGGTCTAAATAGTGGTGTTCACTGCAACTCTCCTGGAGCAATGGCTGCAAACATCAATCCAAGGCCACTTGAAAGAATTGATACCCGGCATTTAGCCAGAATTAGCCCAAATGGAAACCCAATTGAATTCAGTGAAGGAG TTTTTGGATCTGCCCGAAATGGAAGCTGCTCTCGACCTGGACATCACTATACATGGGGTAACTCCTATCATCACCAGCCCCCAGGCATGATTTGGCCAAACTCCCCATCATTTGTCAATGGAATTTCTGTAGCTCATCCTGGACCACGGCTGCATGGACCGCCTAGAGCACCACCTCCTATGCTGAATCCTGTTTTATCCATCAATAACCAACATGTGGGATCTGTGCCAGCTGTCAATCCTTCTCTCTGGGATAGACAACACGCATATGCAGGGGAATCTCCTGATGCTTCTGGTTTCCATCCCTGTTCTCTTGGGAGCATGAGGATTTCCAATAATTCATTGCACTCCATGGAATTTCTCTCCCCTAAGATGTTTCCTCATGTGGGGGGAAACTGCCTGGAACTTCCAATGCCCCCTCAAAATGTTGGGTTCCAATCACAACAGCAGAGGTCCATGGTGTTTCCTGGCAGAGGCCAAATGATTCCCATGATTAATACATTTGATGCTCCTGGTGAACGTGCTAGAAGCCGTAGAAATGAAGGCAGCACTAGTCAGGCAGACAAGAAACAATACGAGCTTGACATTGATTGCATATTGCAAGGGGAAGACAACCGAACAACACTTATGATAAAGAATATTCCTAACAA GTATACTTCAAAAATGCTTCTGGCTGCAATCGATGAACGCCATAAAGGAACTTACAATTTTGTTTACCTACCAATTGATTTTAAG AACAAATGCAATGTTGGGTATGCGTTTATCAACATGATTGATCCCAGACAAATAATTCCATTCTATCAG GCATTTAATGGAAAGAAATGGGAGAAATTTAACAGTGAAAAAGTAGCATCGCTTGCATATGCCCGCATACAAGGAAAAGCAGCTCTCATTGCACATTTCCAGAATTCAAGCTTGATGAACGAGGATAAGCGATGCAGACCCATTCTCTTCAATACCGACGGACCCAATGCAGGTGACCAG GTGCCCTTTCCAATGGGGGTTAATGCAAGAACTAGACCTGGGAAACCCCGAACCATCACCCATGAGGAGAACCAGCAAGGAAGCCCATCAAATCTGGCAGGTGGGGAGGATTCTTCAAATGGGGACGCTTCCTCAGGTTCTGGAAAGGAGTCTGATTAA
- the LOC133700709 gene encoding protein MEI2-like 4 isoform X4, with translation MPSEIMDLQGLSSSSFFSEDASFPSERQVGFWKSDTMPDQRGQYIRDTLGKSYVLSPSEKLVAVESVKSLEHPQPSLMHDQKMNHSLDKHAVGAERALSRSLTLLRPVDNNTGTGTSLNVQPTSYFAEVGKVNAMATQHENSLFSSSLSELFSRKLRLSSTNSLYGHSVDTIASHFEEEEPFQSLEEIEAQTIGNLLPNDDDLFSGVTDRVENINHPSGGDDMEDLDFFSSVGGMDLGDDGSVAQIDSEFHGGASNGQLGACNLSMAGEHPYGEHPSRTLFVRNINSNVEESELRAVFEQYGDIRTLYTSCKHRGFVMISYYDIRAAKNAMKALQNRPLRRRKLDIHYSIPKDNPSEKDFNQGTLAVFNLDSSVSNDDLCQIFGVYGEIKEIRETPNRNHHKFVEFYDVRAAEAALHALNKSDIAGKRIKLEASCPGGLRRLLHQIPPELEQDEFGPFVQQNSPPNNSTTGFSGTIISTGMDNGPILGAPSATQASFLESALHHGISSSVPNSMSSLSRVESAGNQTGFAELSHSPGHLKFDIQSTLNFHPHSLPKYDGLNSGVHCNSPGAMAANINPRPLERIDTRHLARISPNGNPIEFSEGVFGSARNGSCSRPGHHYTWGNSYHHQPPGMIWPNSPSFVNGISVAHPGPRLHGPPRAPPPMLNPVLSINNQHVGSVPAVNPSLWDRQHAYAGESPDASGFHPCSLGSMRISNNSLHSMEFLSPKMFPHVGGNCLELPMPPQNVGFQSQQQRSMVFPGRGQMIPMINTFDAPGERARSRRNEGSTSQADKKQYELDIDCILQGEDNRTTLMIKNIPNNNLYSMKV, from the exons ATGCCATCTGAAATAATGGACTTACAGGGTTTGTCCTCATCATCATTTTTCTCTGAAGATGCTTCCTTTCCCAGTGAG AGGCAGGTGGGGTTTTGGAAGTCAGACACAATGCCTGATCAACGCGGTCAGTATATTCGAGATACGC TTGGGAAATCATATGTCTTATCACCCAGTGAGAAACTTGTAGCTGTGGAGTCAGTTAAATCGCTTGAACATCCTCAGCCTTCCCTAATGCATGACCAGAAAATGAATCATAGCTTAGATAAGCATGCAGTGGGAGCAGAGAGAGCATTAAGTCGGTCCCTCACTTTGTTGAGACCCGTGGACAACAATACTGGTACAGGGACCAGTTTGAATGTACAGCCAACATCTTATTTTGCAGAAGTTGGCAAAGTGAATGCGATGGCAACTCAGCACGAGAATAGTCTCTTCTCAAGCTCGTTATCAGAATTATTTAGTAGGAagt TGAGATTATCTTCAACCAATTCTCTATATGGCCATTCTGTTGATACCATTGCCTCTCACTTTGAGGAAGAGGAACCTTTTCAGTCTCTTGAAGAAATTGAGGCCCAAACCATTGGAAACCTTCTTCCCAATGACGATGACTTGTTTAGTGGGGTGACTGATAGAGTAGAAAATATCAACCATCCCAGTGGTGGAGATGATATGGAGGATTTGGACTTTTTCAGCAGTGTTGGAGGGATGGATTTGGGGGATGATGGTTCTGTGGCCCAGATTGACTCTGAATTTCATGGAGGAGCTTCTAATGGTCAGCTGGGGGCATGCAATCTTTCAATGGCAGGAGAACACCCTTATGGTGAACACCCTTCTAGAACGCTCTTTGTGAGAAATATAAATAGCAATGTTGAAGAGTCTGAGTTAAGGGCTGTATTTGAG caaTATGGTGATATTCGTACACTTTATACGTCTTGCAAGCATCGAGGTTTTGTTATGATATCCTATTACGATATTAGAGCAGCCAAAAACGCGATGAAAGCACTACAGAATAGGCCTTTGAGACGTAGGAAACTTGACATTCATTACTCAATTCCAAAG GACAACCCTTCAGAGAAAGATTTTAACCAGGGCACTCTTGCTGTGTTCAACCTCGATTCTTCTGTTTCAAACGATGATCTTTGTCAGATATTTGGCGTCTATGGAGAGATCAAGGAG ATTCGTGAAACCCCAAACAGAAATCATCAcaaatttgttgaattttatgatgTGAGAGCTGCAGAGGCTGCTCTTCATGCATTGAACAAGAGTGATATTGCTGGGAAGCGGATTAAGCTTGAAGCAAGCTGTCCAGGGGGTTTGAGACG TTTATTGCACCAGATTCCTCCTGAGTTGGAACAAGATGAATTTGGGCCTTTCGTGCAGCAGAACAGCCCTCCCAATAACTCAACTACTGGATTCTCTG GAACAATTATATCCACTGGCATGGATAATGGGCCTATTTTGGGAGCACCCTCTGCAACACAAGCCTCGTTTTTGGAATCTGCATTGCATCATGGAATCTCTTCTAGCGTTCCTAACAGCATGTCCTCACTTTCAAGAGTTGAATCAGCTGGCAATCAAACTGGCTTTGCTGAGCTCAGTCACTCACCAGGTCATTTGAAATTTGATATCCAGAGCACTTTAAATTTTCATCCTCATTCACTTCCCAAGTATGATGGTCTAAATAGTGGTGTTCACTGCAACTCTCCTGGAGCAATGGCTGCAAACATCAATCCAAGGCCACTTGAAAGAATTGATACCCGGCATTTAGCCAGAATTAGCCCAAATGGAAACCCAATTGAATTCAGTGAAGGAG TTTTTGGATCTGCCCGAAATGGAAGCTGCTCTCGACCTGGACATCACTATACATGGGGTAACTCCTATCATCACCAGCCCCCAGGCATGATTTGGCCAAACTCCCCATCATTTGTCAATGGAATTTCTGTAGCTCATCCTGGACCACGGCTGCATGGACCGCCTAGAGCACCACCTCCTATGCTGAATCCTGTTTTATCCATCAATAACCAACATGTGGGATCTGTGCCAGCTGTCAATCCTTCTCTCTGGGATAGACAACACGCATATGCAGGGGAATCTCCTGATGCTTCTGGTTTCCATCCCTGTTCTCTTGGGAGCATGAGGATTTCCAATAATTCATTGCACTCCATGGAATTTCTCTCCCCTAAGATGTTTCCTCATGTGGGGGGAAACTGCCTGGAACTTCCAATGCCCCCTCAAAATGTTGGGTTCCAATCACAACAGCAGAGGTCCATGGTGTTTCCTGGCAGAGGCCAAATGATTCCCATGATTAATACATTTGATGCTCCTGGTGAACGTGCTAGAAGCCGTAGAAATGAAGGCAGCACTAGTCAGGCAGACAAGAAACAATACGAGCTTGACATTGATTGCATATTGCAAGGGGAAGACAACCGAACAACACTTATGATAAAGAATATTCCTAACAA TAACTTGTATTCCATGAAAGTGTGA
- the LOC133700709 gene encoding protein MEI2-like 4 isoform X1 encodes MPSEIMDLQGLSSSSFFSEDASFPSERQVGFWKSDTMPDQRGQYIRDTLGKSYVLSPSEKLVAVESVKSLEHPQPSLMHDQKMNHSLDKHAVGAERALSRSLTLLRPVDNNTGTGTSLNVQPTSYFAEVGKVNAMATQHENSLFSSSLSELFSRKLRLSSTNSLYGHSVDTIASHFEEEEPFQSLEEIEAQTIGNLLPNDDDLFSGVTDRVENINHPSGGDDMEDLDFFSSVGGMDLGDDGSVAQIDSEFHGGASNGQLGACNLSMAGEHPYGEHPSRTLFVRNINSNVEESELRAVFEQYGDIRTLYTSCKHRGFVMISYYDIRAAKNAMKALQNRPLRRRKLDIHYSIPKDNPSEKDFNQGTLAVFNLDSSVSNDDLCQIFGVYGEIKEIRETPNRNHHKFVEFYDVRAAEAALHALNKSDIAGKRIKLEASCPGGLRRLLHQIPPELEQDEFGPFVQQNSPPNNSTTGFSGTIISTGMDNGPILGAPSATQASFLESALHHGISSSVPNSMSSLSRVESAGNQTGFAELSHSPGHLKFDIQSTLNFHPHSLPKYDGLNSGVHCNSPGAMAANINPRPLERIDTRHLARISPNGNPIEFSEGVFGSARNGSCSRPGHHYTWGNSYHHQPPGMIWPNSPSFVNGISVAHPGPRLHGPPRAPPPMLNPVLSINNQHVGSVPAVNPSLWDRQHAYAGESPDASGFHPCSLGSMRISNNSLHSMEFLSPKMFPHVGGNCLELPMPPQNVGFQSQQQRSMVFPGRGQMIPMINTFDAPGERARSRRNEGSTSQADKKQYELDIDCILQGEDNRTTLMIKNIPNKYTSKMLLAAIDERHKGTYNFVYLPIDFKNKCNVGYAFINMIDPRQIIPFYQAFNGKKWEKFNSEKVASLAYARIQGKAALIAHFQNSSLMNEDKRCRPILFNTDGPNAGDQVPFPMGVNARTRPGKPRTITHEENQQGSPSNLAGGEDSSNGDASSGSGKESD; translated from the exons ATGCCATCTGAAATAATGGACTTACAGGGTTTGTCCTCATCATCATTTTTCTCTGAAGATGCTTCCTTTCCCAGTGAG AGGCAGGTGGGGTTTTGGAAGTCAGACACAATGCCTGATCAACGCGGTCAGTATATTCGAGATACGC TTGGGAAATCATATGTCTTATCACCCAGTGAGAAACTTGTAGCTGTGGAGTCAGTTAAATCGCTTGAACATCCTCAGCCTTCCCTAATGCATGACCAGAAAATGAATCATAGCTTAGATAAGCATGCAGTGGGAGCAGAGAGAGCATTAAGTCGGTCCCTCACTTTGTTGAGACCCGTGGACAACAATACTGGTACAGGGACCAGTTTGAATGTACAGCCAACATCTTATTTTGCAGAAGTTGGCAAAGTGAATGCGATGGCAACTCAGCACGAGAATAGTCTCTTCTCAAGCTCGTTATCAGAATTATTTAGTAGGAagt TGAGATTATCTTCAACCAATTCTCTATATGGCCATTCTGTTGATACCATTGCCTCTCACTTTGAGGAAGAGGAACCTTTTCAGTCTCTTGAAGAAATTGAGGCCCAAACCATTGGAAACCTTCTTCCCAATGACGATGACTTGTTTAGTGGGGTGACTGATAGAGTAGAAAATATCAACCATCCCAGTGGTGGAGATGATATGGAGGATTTGGACTTTTTCAGCAGTGTTGGAGGGATGGATTTGGGGGATGATGGTTCTGTGGCCCAGATTGACTCTGAATTTCATGGAGGAGCTTCTAATGGTCAGCTGGGGGCATGCAATCTTTCAATGGCAGGAGAACACCCTTATGGTGAACACCCTTCTAGAACGCTCTTTGTGAGAAATATAAATAGCAATGTTGAAGAGTCTGAGTTAAGGGCTGTATTTGAG caaTATGGTGATATTCGTACACTTTATACGTCTTGCAAGCATCGAGGTTTTGTTATGATATCCTATTACGATATTAGAGCAGCCAAAAACGCGATGAAAGCACTACAGAATAGGCCTTTGAGACGTAGGAAACTTGACATTCATTACTCAATTCCAAAG GACAACCCTTCAGAGAAAGATTTTAACCAGGGCACTCTTGCTGTGTTCAACCTCGATTCTTCTGTTTCAAACGATGATCTTTGTCAGATATTTGGCGTCTATGGAGAGATCAAGGAG ATTCGTGAAACCCCAAACAGAAATCATCAcaaatttgttgaattttatgatgTGAGAGCTGCAGAGGCTGCTCTTCATGCATTGAACAAGAGTGATATTGCTGGGAAGCGGATTAAGCTTGAAGCAAGCTGTCCAGGGGGTTTGAGACG TTTATTGCACCAGATTCCTCCTGAGTTGGAACAAGATGAATTTGGGCCTTTCGTGCAGCAGAACAGCCCTCCCAATAACTCAACTACTGGATTCTCTG GAACAATTATATCCACTGGCATGGATAATGGGCCTATTTTGGGAGCACCCTCTGCAACACAAGCCTCGTTTTTGGAATCTGCATTGCATCATGGAATCTCTTCTAGCGTTCCTAACAGCATGTCCTCACTTTCAAGAGTTGAATCAGCTGGCAATCAAACTGGCTTTGCTGAGCTCAGTCACTCACCAGGTCATTTGAAATTTGATATCCAGAGCACTTTAAATTTTCATCCTCATTCACTTCCCAAGTATGATGGTCTAAATAGTGGTGTTCACTGCAACTCTCCTGGAGCAATGGCTGCAAACATCAATCCAAGGCCACTTGAAAGAATTGATACCCGGCATTTAGCCAGAATTAGCCCAAATGGAAACCCAATTGAATTCAGTGAAGGAG TTTTTGGATCTGCCCGAAATGGAAGCTGCTCTCGACCTGGACATCACTATACATGGGGTAACTCCTATCATCACCAGCCCCCAGGCATGATTTGGCCAAACTCCCCATCATTTGTCAATGGAATTTCTGTAGCTCATCCTGGACCACGGCTGCATGGACCGCCTAGAGCACCACCTCCTATGCTGAATCCTGTTTTATCCATCAATAACCAACATGTGGGATCTGTGCCAGCTGTCAATCCTTCTCTCTGGGATAGACAACACGCATATGCAGGGGAATCTCCTGATGCTTCTGGTTTCCATCCCTGTTCTCTTGGGAGCATGAGGATTTCCAATAATTCATTGCACTCCATGGAATTTCTCTCCCCTAAGATGTTTCCTCATGTGGGGGGAAACTGCCTGGAACTTCCAATGCCCCCTCAAAATGTTGGGTTCCAATCACAACAGCAGAGGTCCATGGTGTTTCCTGGCAGAGGCCAAATGATTCCCATGATTAATACATTTGATGCTCCTGGTGAACGTGCTAGAAGCCGTAGAAATGAAGGCAGCACTAGTCAGGCAGACAAGAAACAATACGAGCTTGACATTGATTGCATATTGCAAGGGGAAGACAACCGAACAACACTTATGATAAAGAATATTCCTAACAA GTATACTTCAAAAATGCTTCTGGCTGCAATCGATGAACGCCATAAAGGAACTTACAATTTTGTTTACCTACCAATTGATTTTAAG AACAAATGCAATGTTGGGTATGCGTTTATCAACATGATTGATCCCAGACAAATAATTCCATTCTATCAG GCATTTAATGGAAAGAAATGGGAGAAATTTAACAGTGAAAAAGTAGCATCGCTTGCATATGCCCGCATACAAGGAAAAGCAGCTCTCATTGCACATTTCCAGAATTCAAGCTTGATGAACGAGGATAAGCGATGCAGACCCATTCTCTTCAATACCGACGGACCCAATGCAGGTGACCAG GTGCCCTTTCCAATGGGGGTTAATGCAAGAACTAGACCTGGGAAACCCCGAACCATCACCCATGAGGAGAACCAGCAAGGAAGCCCATCAAATCTGGCAGGTGGGGAGGATTCTTCAAATGGGGACGCTTCCTCAGGTTCTGGAAAGGAGTCTGATTAA